A window of the Nitrosococcus wardiae genome harbors these coding sequences:
- a CDS encoding PQQ-binding-like beta-propeller repeat protein → MTMKLRTVSLAILALIMSGMELAVADELLEMQKNSDNWIMPAGNYDNQRYSKLDQINTDNAKDLRVAWTFSTGVLRGHEGNPLVIDGTMYVHTPFPNKVFALDLDEEGAIRWKYEPVQNYEETVPVMCCDTINRGLAYGDGKIFLAQADTTLVALDAKTGKVARSVKRDDPKQGATSTGAPHVFKDKVFAAISKLMT, encoded by the coding sequence ATGACGATGAAGCTGAGGACGGTCTCATTGGCGATACTGGCATTAATAATGTCAGGAATGGAACTCGCCGTTGCTGATGAACTCCTGGAGATGCAGAAAAATTCTGATAACTGGATAATGCCCGCGGGCAACTACGATAACCAGCGTTACAGCAAGCTCGATCAAATCAACACTGACAACGCCAAAGATTTGCGAGTAGCATGGACTTTTTCCACCGGCGTACTACGGGGCCATGAGGGTAATCCCTTGGTTATCGATGGCACGATGTATGTTCACACCCCTTTTCCTAATAAAGTATTTGCCCTGGATTTGGATGAGGAGGGGGCGATTAGGTGGAAGTACGAGCCGGTGCAAAATTATGAGGAAACCGTTCCCGTCATGTGTTGTGATACCATCAATCGGGGTTTGGCTTATGGGGACGGCAAGATTTTTCTGGCCCAGGCCGACACCACCCTCGTTGCGTTGGATGCCAAGACCGGTAAGGTCGCCCGGTCGGTCAAGCGTGATGATCCAAAGCAAGGGGCAACCTCCACTGGTGCTCCCCATGTCTTTAAGGACAAAGTGTTCGCGGCTATCTCGAAGCTTATGACGTGA
- a CDS encoding plastocyanin/azurin family copper-binding protein: MINAKNALLGVALIMILAFSGMATAETHVIKTIGPAFNPMVVFAEPGDTISWTNMSAHDTRSGNGLIPEGAEPWQSQMGQNFNITLKEEGIYLYECSPHIGLGMTGAIVVGEPKNLTELEERVKSAHGAVQRAFRKAKQAIKARQ; the protein is encoded by the coding sequence ATGATAAATGCCAAAAACGCTTTATTAGGTGTAGCATTGATCATGATTTTGGCCTTCTCGGGCATGGCCACCGCCGAGACCCATGTCATTAAGACCATAGGACCGGCATTTAACCCCATGGTGGTCTTTGCCGAACCCGGCGATACCATCAGCTGGACCAATATGTCCGCCCATGACACCCGATCAGGCAATGGCCTCATCCCCGAAGGCGCTGAACCTTGGCAATCCCAGATGGGCCAAAATTTTAACATCACCCTCAAAGAAGAAGGTATTTATCTATACGAATGTAGCCCTCATATTGGCCTTGGCATGACGGGAGCCATCGTGGTCGGTGAGCCTAAAAATCTTACCGAACTGGAAGAAAGGGTGAAAAGCGCCCATGGTGCGGTCCAACGGGCCTTTAGGAAGGCTAAACAGGCTATCAAAGCTAGGCAGTAG
- the gltX gene encoding glutamate--tRNA ligase — protein MTVCTRFAPSPTGYLHVGGARTALFSWLYARKHGGRFILRMEDTDRERSSVESVNAILEGMTWLGLEYDEGPFYQTDRFSRYREIVEQLLASGHAYLCYCTREELEARRAEQIARKEKPRYDGRCRERQSPREGVSPVVRFKNPLEGQVVIRDLVRGTVVFQNSELDDLILARADGTPTYNLTVVVDDMDMGITHVIRGDDHLNNTPRQSNIFYALGKEPPVYGHVPMILGPDRQRLSKRHGAVSVVSYREAGYLPEALLNYLVRLGWSHGDQEVFSVDEMITLFDITDVNQSASIFNPEKLLWLNQQYIKKSEPAHIVHHLSWHLGRLGIDPAEGPDLTAVVQAQQERAKTLVEMAHNSVPFYRDFDGYEETAAKKHLNASVLQPLQELRDLLEKVQSWKASVLHEILLETVEKYGLKLGKLAQPLRVAVMGRPISPPIDVTLELIGRERTLSRIDQALTWISHRETPIATPSGHETA, from the coding sequence ATGACAGTTTGTACCCGTTTTGCCCCTAGTCCCACTGGCTACTTGCATGTGGGTGGCGCTCGCACGGCTCTTTTTTCGTGGCTTTATGCGCGCAAACATGGAGGCCGTTTTATCCTGCGTATGGAAGATACGGACCGGGAGCGATCCTCTGTCGAGTCGGTCAATGCCATCCTTGAAGGAATGACTTGGCTCGGTTTGGAATACGATGAAGGACCTTTTTACCAAACCGATCGCTTTTCCCGCTACCGGGAGATCGTTGAGCAATTGTTGGCTTCCGGTCATGCTTACCTTTGCTACTGTACCCGAGAGGAGCTTGAGGCGAGGCGTGCTGAGCAGATAGCCCGTAAGGAAAAACCTCGTTACGATGGGCGATGTCGGGAACGGCAGTCTCCACGGGAAGGAGTTTCCCCTGTGGTCCGTTTCAAAAACCCCCTGGAAGGTCAGGTCGTGATACGAGATTTAGTTCGTGGTACGGTGGTCTTCCAGAATAGTGAACTGGATGATTTAATCCTAGCCCGTGCCGATGGCACCCCCACCTATAACTTAACCGTGGTGGTGGATGACATGGATATGGGAATAACCCATGTCATTCGGGGAGATGATCACCTCAACAATACTCCTCGCCAGAGCAATATTTTCTATGCCCTGGGTAAGGAACCGCCGGTTTATGGCCATGTGCCTATGATTTTAGGTCCGGATAGACAACGCCTATCGAAGCGGCATGGTGCCGTCAGTGTCGTCAGTTACCGGGAGGCGGGATATTTACCTGAGGCACTGCTGAACTATTTAGTTCGCCTGGGCTGGTCCCATGGGGATCAGGAAGTTTTCAGTGTGGATGAAATGATCACATTATTTGACATTACGGATGTCAATCAATCGGCCTCTATTTTTAACCCAGAGAAATTGCTTTGGCTCAATCAGCAGTACATTAAAAAGAGTGAGCCCGCCCACATTGTCCACCATTTGAGCTGGCACTTGGGGCGGTTAGGGATTGATCCTGCCGAGGGGCCTGATTTGACTGCAGTTGTTCAGGCCCAGCAGGAGCGGGCCAAAACCTTGGTGGAAATGGCCCATAACAGCGTGCCATTTTACCGCGACTTTGATGGCTATGAGGAAACAGCAGCCAAGAAACACCTTAATGCTTCCGTGCTGCAACCCTTACAAGAGTTACGTGACCTTTTGGAAAAAGTCCAGTCCTGGAAAGCTTCCGTCTTGCATGAAATTCTGCTCGAAACGGTGGAGAAGTATGGACTAAAGCTAGGTAAATTAGCCCAACCCTTGCGGGTGGCGGTGATGGGACGTCCCATTTCGCCACCGATTGATGTCACGCTTGAATTAATAGGGCGGGAGAGAACGCTTTCCCGCATTGACCAGGCTCTCACCTGGATTAGTCACCGTGAGACCCCAATAGCAACCCCATCTGGGCATGAAACAGCGTAG
- a CDS encoding PQQ-binding-like beta-propeller repeat protein: MTPHDEWDYDGVNEMVLVDQKIDGEERRLLVHLDRNGFSYTLDRVTGELLVAEKFDPIVNWATHVDMETGRPQVDPRYSTHQNGQDVNTTNICPAALGSKDQQPVAFSPRTGLFYVPANHVCMNYEPFEVSYTAGQPYVGATLTMFPGGKVLWDGSTHLGRFFAWDAREGKIVWEIPERFSVWSGTLATAGDIVTYGTLEGYLKVVDAKSGRELYHFKTPSGIIGKVMTYQHQGKQYLAVLSGLGGWAGIGMAAGLQGETEGLGAVGAYRSLEDWTNLGGTLTVFTLP, encoded by the coding sequence ATGACTCCCCATGATGAATGGGACTATGACGGCGTCAATGAGATGGTGCTGGTTGACCAGAAGATTGACGGTGAGGAGCGTAGGCTTTTGGTGCATCTGGACCGCAACGGCTTTAGTTATACCCTGGATCGGGTCACGGGAGAGCTACTGGTCGCTGAGAAGTTTGATCCCATCGTGAACTGGGCTACTCACGTTGATATGGAGACGGGGCGTCCACAGGTGGATCCCCGCTACTCGACCCACCAAAATGGACAGGATGTTAATACTACCAATATCTGCCCAGCGGCCCTAGGTTCTAAAGACCAACAGCCGGTCGCCTTCTCACCCCGGACGGGCCTCTTCTATGTGCCTGCCAACCACGTGTGTATGAACTATGAGCCCTTCGAGGTAAGCTACACGGCAGGTCAACCCTATGTGGGGGCGACGCTGACGATGTTTCCAGGTGGTAAGGTGTTGTGGGATGGCTCTACCCATCTAGGTCGGTTCTTCGCCTGGGATGCTCGGGAGGGTAAAATCGTTTGGGAAATCCCTGAGCGCTTTTCCGTATGGAGTGGTACCCTGGCTACCGCAGGTGATATTGTGACTTATGGGACCTTAGAAGGTTATCTCAAAGTGGTGGATGCCAAAAGTGGCCGTGAACTCTATCACTTCAAGACCCCCTCAGGCATTATTGGCAAAGTGATGACTTATCAACACCAGGGTAAGCAGTATCTGGCCGTCCTCTCCGGTCTTGGTGGCTGGGCGGGGATTGGCATGGCTGCTGGCTTACAGGGAGAGACGGAAGGTCTGGGTGCGGTGGGCGCTTACCGCTCTCTTGAAGATTGGACCAATTTAGGCGGTACCCTGACGGTATTTACCCTTCCATGA